A single window of Synechococcus sp. CBW1004 DNA harbors:
- a CDS encoding aldehyde oxygenase (deformylating), translating into MATLPSLQEPQGSNQVSDEGLPDFSSAAYKDAYSRINAIVIEGEQEAHDNYIALGSLIPEHAEELARLARMELKHKKGFTACGQNLGVTADMAFARDFFQPLRDNFQKALREGKVTTCLLIQAILIEAFAISAYHIYIPVSDPFARKITEAVVKDEYTHLNYGQEWLKANLDTVREELEQANRENLPLVRRMLEQVADDAANLQMDKEDLMADFMASYQETLTEIGFTSREIARFAMAALVG; encoded by the coding sequence ATGGCGACCCTCCCCTCCCTTCAGGAACCGCAGGGTTCGAATCAGGTCAGCGACGAAGGCCTGCCCGACTTCAGTTCGGCCGCCTACAAGGACGCCTACAGCCGCATCAACGCGATCGTGATCGAGGGCGAGCAGGAAGCCCACGACAACTACATCGCCCTCGGCAGCCTGATCCCGGAGCATGCCGAGGAGCTGGCCCGCCTGGCGCGGATGGAGCTGAAACACAAGAAGGGCTTCACGGCCTGCGGCCAGAACCTCGGCGTCACGGCGGACATGGCGTTCGCCCGCGACTTCTTCCAGCCGTTGCGCGACAACTTCCAGAAGGCTCTGAGGGAAGGCAAGGTGACCACCTGCCTGCTGATCCAGGCGATCCTGATCGAGGCCTTCGCCATCTCGGCCTATCACATCTACATTCCCGTCTCCGATCCCTTCGCCCGCAAGATCACCGAGGCGGTCGTCAAGGATGAATACACCCATCTCAACTACGGGCAGGAGTGGCTCAAGGCCAACCTCGACACCGTGCGTGAGGAGCTCGAGCAGGCCAACCGCGAGAACCTCCCCCTGGTGCGCCGCATGCTGGAGCAGGTGGCGGATGACGCCGCCAACCTGCAGATGGACAAGGAAGACCTGATGGCCGACTTCATGGCCTCCTACCAGGAGACCCTCACCGAGATCGGCTTCACCTCCCGCGAGATCGCCCGCTTCGCCATGGCGGCCCTCGTGGGCTGA
- a CDS encoding SDR family oxidoreductase, with translation MPVALITGASRGIGAAAARRFAAAGFDLLLVARSGEQLEALAEQLRHQGRQVRTASLDLSDPSSIAAGIRHLCSQGLIPDVVINNAGAAWTGPLATMPIERWQWLVQLNLTSVFQVSQAVLPLLRRSGDAETGGLIINVSSHAARNAFPDWGAYCASKAALQAFSRCLAEEERPHGVRVCTLTLGSVNTPLWDSETVDSSFDRRAMLPADQAAEALLVLAQQPPTQVVEDLTLMPTAGAF, from the coding sequence TTGCCCGTTGCCCTGATCACCGGCGCCTCGAGGGGCATCGGCGCCGCAGCGGCCCGCCGTTTTGCGGCCGCCGGCTTCGATCTCCTGCTGGTGGCCCGTTCCGGAGAACAGCTCGAGGCCCTCGCCGAACAGCTGCGTCACCAGGGCCGCCAGGTACGCACCGCATCCCTGGATCTGTCGGATCCCAGCAGCATCGCCGCCGGCATCCGACATCTCTGCAGTCAGGGGCTGATCCCGGACGTGGTGATCAACAACGCCGGGGCCGCCTGGACCGGACCTCTCGCCACCATGCCGATTGAGCGATGGCAGTGGCTTGTGCAGCTGAATCTCACCAGTGTCTTCCAGGTTTCTCAGGCGGTCCTGCCCCTGCTCCGACGCAGTGGCGACGCCGAAACGGGAGGCCTGATCATCAATGTCAGCAGCCATGCCGCCCGCAACGCCTTCCCTGACTGGGGTGCCTACTGCGCCAGCAAGGCGGCGCTGCAGGCGTTCAGCCGCTGCCTCGCCGAGGAGGAACGCCCCCATGGCGTCCGGGTCTGCACCCTCACCCTCGGTTCGGTGAATACACCACTTTGGGACAGCGAAACCGTCGACAGTTCCTTTGATCGGCGTGCCATGCTTCCCGCCGACCAGGCAGCGGAAGCCCTGCTGGTGCTGGCCCAGCAGCCCCCCACCCAGGTGGTGGAAGATCTCACCCTCATGCCGACGGCCGGCGCCTTCTGA
- a CDS encoding long-chain acyl-[acyl-carrier-protein] reductase: MFGLIGHSTSLEEARSKALQLGYPEYAEGDFDMWCVAPPQLVETVTVTSRTGQQIDGAYIDSVFVPEMLSRFKTARRKVLSAMELAQKNDIAITALGGFTSIIFENFNLLKEQQIRSTTLEWERFTTGNTHTAWVICQQVERNAPLLGIELDKARVAVVGATGDIGSAVCRWLQRTGVGELLLVARQQQRLLDLQSELGEGRVLSLEDALPEADVVVWVASLPQGLAIDPANLKKPCLMIDGGYPKNLDIRFAGEGVHVIKGGIVEFWQDLGWQMMEVAEMANPRRQLFACFAEAMLLEFEGIHTNFSWGRNNITLANMERIGEASLRHGFQALGLDPARQQELAAV; the protein is encoded by the coding sequence ATGTTCGGCCTGATCGGTCATTCCACCAGCCTTGAGGAGGCGCGGAGCAAGGCCCTCCAGCTCGGCTACCCCGAATACGCCGAAGGGGATTTCGACATGTGGTGCGTCGCCCCCCCGCAGCTGGTGGAGACCGTCACCGTCACGAGCCGCACCGGCCAACAGATTGACGGCGCCTACATCGACTCGGTGTTCGTTCCCGAAATGCTGAGCCGCTTCAAGACCGCCCGGCGCAAGGTGCTCAGCGCCATGGAGCTGGCCCAGAAGAACGACATCGCGATCACGGCTCTGGGCGGCTTCACCTCGATCATCTTCGAGAACTTCAACCTGCTCAAGGAACAGCAGATCCGCAGCACCACCCTGGAGTGGGAGCGTTTCACCACCGGCAACACCCACACGGCCTGGGTGATCTGCCAGCAGGTCGAGCGCAATGCCCCCCTGCTCGGCATCGAGCTCGACAAGGCCAGGGTGGCGGTGGTCGGCGCCACCGGCGACATCGGCAGCGCCGTCTGCCGCTGGTTGCAGCGCACCGGGGTGGGTGAGCTGTTGCTGGTGGCGCGCCAGCAGCAACGCCTCCTTGACCTGCAGAGCGAACTGGGCGAAGGCCGCGTCCTCTCTCTTGAGGACGCTCTGCCTGAGGCGGATGTGGTGGTCTGGGTGGCCAGCCTGCCCCAGGGTCTGGCGATCGATCCAGCCAACCTGAAGAAGCCCTGTCTGATGATCGATGGGGGGTATCCCAAGAATCTCGACATCCGCTTCGCCGGCGAAGGCGTGCATGTGATCAAGGGGGGCATCGTCGAGTTCTGGCAGGATCTGGGCTGGCAGATGATGGAGGTGGCCGAAATGGCCAATCCACGCCGCCAGCTGTTCGCCTGTTTCGCCGAAGCGATGCTGCTGGAATTTGAAGGAATCCACACCAACTTCAGCTGGGGACGCAACAACATCACCCTCGCCAACATGGAGCGCATCGGCGAGGCGTCCCTGCGTCATGGCTTCCAGGCGCTCGGACTCGATCCCGCCCGTCAGCAGGAACTCGCGGCCGTCTGA
- a CDS encoding phosphoribosylanthranilate isomerase has product MPPRLKICGLRRSDQAQAIAALGVSAIGVIGVRSSPRYLDAASRSQLFEGLAEAFPRCRRVLVVADPDAQEMAELGRHPGHDVLQLHGGESPRRCAELRDSLGLEIWKALRIRSPDDLHRVADYADSVDALLLDAWAADQLGGTGQRLPIEWLEGFTASVPWWLAGGVTPEAAPEILRRVHPDGLDVSSGVENAPGDKNLERVKALVATAGLSGSAGTPAV; this is encoded by the coding sequence ATGCCTCCCCGGCTCAAGATCTGTGGCCTGCGCCGCAGCGATCAGGCCCAGGCCATCGCCGCCCTGGGGGTCTCGGCCATCGGCGTGATCGGGGTGCGCTCCTCCCCCCGCTATCTCGATGCTGCCTCTCGCAGCCAGCTGTTTGAGGGGCTGGCAGAGGCCTTCCCCCGGTGTCGTCGGGTGCTGGTGGTGGCTGATCCCGATGCGCAGGAGATGGCTGAGCTGGGGCGGCACCCGGGCCATGACGTCCTGCAGCTGCACGGCGGGGAAAGCCCCAGGCGCTGCGCCGAACTGCGCGACAGCCTGGGACTGGAGATCTGGAAGGCGCTGCGCATCCGCTCGCCGGACGATCTGCACCGAGTCGCGGACTACGCAGACAGCGTCGATGCGTTGCTGCTGGATGCCTGGGCGGCTGATCAGCTCGGCGGCACCGGGCAACGCCTGCCGATCGAGTGGCTGGAGGGCTTCACCGCCAGCGTGCCCTGGTGGCTGGCCGGAGGGGTGACGCCGGAGGCGGCGCCTGAGATCCTCAGGCGCGTGCACCCGGATGGCCTTGACGTCTCGAGTGGGGTGGAGAACGCCCCAGGGGACAAGAACCTGGAGCGTGTCAAGGCACTGGTGGCCACTGCTGGCCTCAGCGGATCAGCAGGGACTCCTGCTGTTTGA
- a CDS encoding creatininase family protein: MEPSDRRLAHLAWPELQRQAARKGSTVLWPWGAFEQHGPHLPLATDALFAERVAAAVAEGLDPALPLSLLPVQWLGFSPEHLAFPGTLTLPAELLIALVEAVGGQLADAGFERLVLLNAHGGQIGLLETASRQLRSRHPRLAVLPCFLWRGPEGIAELIPEPERSEGLHAGLAETSLMLHLEPGSTGAQRPVEVPGIPAPEGWSLEGAVPCSWLTGELSSSGVIGSAEGASAELGEALFVRLVEGWRRRLESLLRSEWPPRGGAG, encoded by the coding sequence ATGGAGCCCAGCGACCGACGACTCGCCCATCTCGCCTGGCCCGAGCTGCAGCGCCAGGCCGCTCGCAAGGGCAGCACGGTGCTGTGGCCCTGGGGCGCCTTCGAGCAACACGGCCCCCATCTGCCCCTGGCCACCGACGCCCTGTTCGCCGAACGGGTCGCAGCGGCGGTGGCCGAAGGCCTGGATCCCGCCCTGCCGCTCTCGCTGCTGCCGGTGCAGTGGCTGGGGTTTTCGCCGGAGCACCTCGCCTTTCCCGGCACTCTCACGCTGCCGGCGGAGCTGCTGATCGCGCTGGTGGAGGCCGTCGGCGGCCAGCTGGCCGACGCGGGCTTTGAACGTCTGGTGCTGCTCAACGCCCACGGCGGCCAGATCGGCCTGCTTGAGACCGCATCCAGGCAGCTGCGCTCGCGCCACCCACGCCTCGCGGTGCTGCCCTGCTTCCTGTGGCGCGGACCGGAGGGGATCGCCGAGCTGATCCCGGAACCGGAACGCAGCGAGGGCCTGCACGCCGGCCTGGCCGAGACGAGCCTGATGCTGCACCTGGAGCCGGGCAGCACCGGGGCCCAGCGGCCGGTCGAGGTCCCGGGGATCCCAGCTCCCGAAGGATGGAGCCTCGAGGGTGCCGTGCCCTGCAGCTGGCTGACCGGTGAACTGAGCTCCAGCGGTGTGATCGGCAGCGCCGAGGGGGCCTCCGCAGAGCTCGGTGAGGCGCTGTTCGTGCGGCTGGTCGAGGGCTGGAGGAGGCGGCTGGAATCCCTGCTGCGAAGCGAATGGCCGCCGCGGGGCGGAGCGGGCTGA
- a CDS encoding acetyl-CoA carboxylase carboxyltransferase subunit alpha has translation MARRALLDFEKPLFELEEQIEQIRQLARDSEVDVSQQLLQLETLASRRREEIFQNLTPAQKIQVARHPQRPSCLDYIQLICDSWIELHGDRRGSDDKALVGGIGRIGDQPVLVLGHQKGRDTKENVARNFGMASPGGYRKALRLMEHADRFRLPILTFIDTPGAYAGVLAEEQGQGEAIAVNLREMFRLRVPILATVIGEGGSGGALGIGVADRLLMFEHSVYTVASPEACASILWRDAAKAPVAAEALRITGADLLQLGVIDTVLREPAGGNHWAPLQAAETLKAALLGHLNELKSLPERELLEQRYQKFRRMGRFVEGEATQSLAVP, from the coding sequence ATGGCCCGCCGCGCTCTGCTCGATTTCGAGAAGCCGCTGTTCGAGCTCGAGGAACAGATCGAACAGATCCGGCAACTGGCCCGCGATTCGGAGGTCGATGTCAGCCAGCAGTTGCTGCAGCTTGAAACCCTGGCCTCGCGTCGCCGCGAGGAGATCTTCCAGAACCTCACCCCGGCGCAGAAGATCCAGGTGGCCCGCCACCCGCAGCGTCCGAGCTGCCTCGACTACATCCAGCTGATCTGTGACAGCTGGATCGAACTGCACGGCGACCGGCGCGGCTCCGACGACAAGGCTCTGGTGGGCGGTATCGGCCGCATCGGCGACCAGCCGGTGCTGGTGCTCGGCCATCAGAAGGGGCGGGACACCAAGGAGAACGTGGCCCGCAACTTCGGCATGGCCTCGCCCGGCGGTTATCGCAAGGCTCTGCGGCTGATGGAACATGCCGACCGGTTCCGCCTGCCGATCCTCACCTTCATCGACACACCAGGGGCCTATGCCGGCGTGCTTGCCGAGGAACAGGGTCAGGGCGAGGCGATCGCCGTCAACCTGCGCGAGATGTTCCGCCTGCGCGTGCCGATCCTGGCGACCGTGATCGGCGAAGGCGGTTCCGGCGGCGCGCTCGGCATCGGCGTGGCCGATCGGCTGCTGATGTTTGAGCACAGCGTCTACACGGTGGCCAGCCCCGAGGCCTGCGCCTCGATCCTCTGGCGCGATGCCGCCAAGGCCCCGGTGGCTGCCGAAGCGCTGCGGATCACCGGCGCCGATCTGCTGCAGCTGGGCGTGATCGACACGGTCCTTCGGGAACCGGCCGGAGGCAACCACTGGGCACCACTGCAGGCGGCCGAAACCCTGAAGGCCGCACTGCTGGGGCACCTGAACGAGCTGAAGTCACTTCCTGAGCGGGAGCTGCTGGAGCAGCGCTACCAGAAATTCCGCAGGATGGGTCGCTTCGTGGAAGGGGAAGCCACGCAATCGCTGGCAGTGCCTTAA
- the folE gene encoding GTP cyclohydrolase I: MTSTLPSSLGARAASSESLPLPISARLRQRLQEAGTPFLANDNIADSLREGELEQLEIEVAGKVRELLRSLVIDIDNDHNTEETAERVARMYLHEVFKGRYHKQPKIASFPNVKKLDEIYTVGPITVRSACSHHLVPILGTCWIGIKPGERVIGLSKFSRVADWVFSRPHIQEEAVMILADEIERLCAPQGLAILVKAQHYCMKWRGVKEPQTSMVNSVVRGDFRHDPSLKAEFFELVKQQESLLIR, encoded by the coding sequence ATGACTTCAACCCTCCCCTCAAGCCTCGGCGCCCGAGCCGCTTCGTCCGAATCGCTGCCGCTGCCGATCAGCGCACGCCTGCGCCAGCGGCTGCAGGAGGCGGGGACTCCCTTTCTGGCCAATGACAACATCGCAGACAGTCTGCGTGAAGGCGAACTCGAGCAACTCGAGATCGAGGTGGCCGGCAAGGTGCGCGAGCTCCTGCGCAGCCTGGTGATCGATATCGATAACGACCACAACACCGAAGAAACAGCTGAGCGTGTTGCTCGCATGTATCTGCATGAGGTGTTCAAGGGCCGGTATCACAAGCAGCCGAAGATCGCCAGTTTCCCCAACGTCAAGAAGCTCGACGAGATCTATACCGTTGGTCCGATCACCGTTCGTTCGGCCTGTTCGCATCACCTGGTGCCGATTCTCGGCACCTGCTGGATCGGCATCAAGCCCGGTGAGCGGGTGATCGGCCTCTCCAAGTTCTCGCGCGTTGCCGACTGGGTCTTCTCCCGCCCCCATATCCAGGAGGAAGCGGTGATGATCCTGGCGGATGAAATCGAACGCCTCTGCGCTCCCCAGGGTCTGGCCATCCTGGTGAAGGCCCAGCACTACTGCATGAAGTGGCGTGGGGTGAAGGAGCCTCAGACCAGCATGGTGAACTCGGTGGTCCGCGGCGATTTCCGCCACGACCCCAGCCTCAAGGCCGAGTTCTTTGAGCTGGTCAAACAGCAGGAGTCCCTGCTGATCCGCTGA